The following are encoded in a window of Rosa chinensis cultivar Old Blush chromosome 4, RchiOBHm-V2, whole genome shotgun sequence genomic DNA:
- the LOC112196909 gene encoding probable indole-3-pyruvate monooxygenase YUCCA3 — MMHNSARHSQSLDQNELFSRRCVWVNGPVIVGAGPSGLAVGAGLKDQGVPFIILERADCIASLWQKRTYDRLKLHLPKQFCQLPNFPFPDDFPEYPSKNHFIKYLESYAQHFDINPNFNETVQSAKYDETFGLWRVKTIAAASGSGSAVEVEYICRWLVVATGENSEKVVPEFEGLEDFGGHIMHACDYRSGVAYRGKNVLVVGCGNSGMEVSLDLCNHDASPSMVVRSSVHVLPREILGKSTFELAIFLMKWVPLWLTDKILLILAWIFLGNLEKYGIKRPSTGPLQLKHNSGKTPVLDIGALQKIRSGEIKVVPGIKRFSHGRVELVNGQNLVIDSVILATGYRSNVPSWLKENEFFSGDGIPRNPFPNGWKGKAGLYAVGFTRRGLSGASLDAIGVSQDIAKSWKEETKQKRKSVAARHRRCISHF; from the exons atgaTGCATAATAGTGCTCGTCACAGTCAATCTCTTGACCAAAACGAGCTTTTCTCCCGGAGATGCGTATGGGTGAACGGACCGGTCATCGTCGGCGCCGGTCCATCAGGCCTAGCAGTTGGTGCTGGTCTTAAAGACCAAGGAGTTCCATTCATCATTCTGGAAAGAGCAGACTGCATTGCTTCACTTTGGCAAAAGAGAACATATGACCGCCTCAAGCTTCACCTCCCCAAACAGTTTTGCCAATTACCCAACTTCCCATTCCCAGATGATTTCCCAGAATACCCCTCCAAAAACCACTTCATCAAGTATCTGGAGTCCTATGCACAGCACTTTGACATAAACCCCAATTTCAATGAGACAGTTCAGTCTGCTAAGTACGATGAGACCTTTGGTCTTTGGCGGGTGAAGACCATTGCTGCTGCAAGTGGTTCAGGCTCTGCTGTTGAAGTCGAGTACATTTGCCGGTGGCTCGTGGTGGCCACTGGAGAGAATTCTGAGAAAGTAGTGCCGGAGTTTGAAGGCTTGGAAGACTTTGGCGGCCATATCATGCATGCTTGTGACTACAGATCCGGCGTGGCTTACCGTGGCAAGAATGTGTTAGTAGTTGGATGTGGAAATTCTGGCATGGAAGTCTCTCTTGATCTTTGCAACCACGATGCTAGCCCTTCCATGGTTGTTCGAAGTTCG GTTCATGTTCTGCCAAGGGAAATTCTTGGAAAGTCAACATTTGAATTGGCAATTTTTCTGATGAAGTGGGTACCACTTTGGCTTACTGACAAGATATTGCTGATACTAGCTTGGATATTTCTGGGAAATCTTGAAAAATATGGTATAAAGAGACCATCCACAGGTCCTCTGCAGCTTAAGCACAACTCAGGGAAGACCCCAGTTTTGGACATTGGAGCTCTGCAGAAAATAAGATCTGGTGAAATCAAGGTGGTTCCTGGAATCAAGAGGTTCTCTCATGGCAGAGTCGAGCTTGTTAATGGGCAAAATCTTGTGATTGATTCTGTCATTTTGGCTACTGGGTATCGCAGCAATGTTCCTTCATGGCTCAAG GAAAATGAGTTCTTTTCTGGAGACGGAATCCCCAGAAATCCATTTCCAAATGGTTGGAAAGGGAAAGCTGGGCTTTATGCAGTTGGGTTCACTAGGAGAGGACTATCTGGAGCATCATTGGATGCCATTGGCGTATCCCAGGACATTGCCAAGAGCtggaaagaagaaacaaagcagAAAAGGAAATCTGTGGCTGCTCGCCACCGCAGATGTATTTCACATTTCTAA